The Candidatus Methanomethylicota archaeon nucleotide sequence TAGTTATAAGGGGGCTTGACATGATATCTTTCAATGGTACCTTATCGATGTTTCGGCCTTTAGCTATCACTCTTCTCAATAAATCTCGCTCTGTAACAACCCCCATCGGCATGTCATTTATACTAATCACAACAGACCAAACATTGTTTTCCAGCATTTTATTCAGTGCCTCTTTTGCTGGAAGATTTCCATCAAGTATTATGACATTATCCTCCATAACATCTCGAACTTTTAAGGTTAACGGCATATAAGACCCCA carries:
- a CDS encoding CBS domain-containing protein: MPLTLKVRDVMEDNVIILDGNLPAKEALNKMLENNVWSVVISINDMPMGVVTERDLLRRVIAKGRNIDKVPLKDIMSSPLITIDPEASFAEAWKLMIEKGVRRLYVVEKGKIIGRVTQTGLFTKLLDAVLALSSIRYTM